The sequence below is a genomic window from Croceicoccus marinus.
ACATGATCGCGCTGCAGTCGCAGGCCGCGCAGCAGATGATGAATGCGTTCTTCCCGCCGCAGACGCCCGGGGAAGCGGAAGACGGCGAGCCGGCGGAGGGCGAGACGGCGAGCGGCGAGACGGGGGACGGCGAGACGGGGGACGGGACCGAGACCGACTGGAACGAGATCGTCACCAGGCTGACCGCGATGTGGCAGGATTTCGCACGCCAGAACCCCGCGATGGCCGCCAGCGGCCTCGCCGATCCCTCGCGCTGGATGGAGATGGCCGGGCAATGGATGGCGCAGTTCACGCCGGGGCAAAACGATGCCGCCAATCGCGCCTTTGCCGACATGCTGGCCTTGTGGGAAACGATCATGGGCCAGTTCATGGCCGCGGGCGCCGATCCCGCCAGTCTCGCGGACCTGCCGGGCCTGCCCCGGTCGGACCGGCGCTTTGCCGATCCGCAGTGGCGCGACAATCCGGTGTTCGCGATGCTGCACCAGGCGTATCTGATGGCCGCGGAGCAGATCATGGACGCCGCCGCCCGCGCCGAAGGCCTGCCCGCCGACCGCAAGATGCAGCTGTCCTTCTTCACGCGCCTGCTGACCGAGGCCATGTCGCCTGCGCATTTCCCGCTGACCAATCCGGTGGTGATCGCGCGCACGCTGGAAACGGGCGGCGAGAACCTGGTCAAGGGCATGTCGCACTTCCTGGCCGACCTTCAGGCGGGCCAGCTGACCCATACCGACAAGACCGCCTTCACCATTGGCGAAAATATTGCCGCGACGCCCGGCAAGGTGGTGCATGAAACGCCGCTGTTCCAGCTGATCCAGTACACCCCCACGACCGACAAGGTGCTGTCGGTGCCGCTGGTGATCTTCCCGCCGTGGATCAACCGTTTCTACATCCTCGACCTGACCCCGAAGAAAAGCTTCGTGAAATACTGCCTCGACCAGGGGATCAGCACGTTCATGGTCAGCTGGAAATCGGCGGATCCCTCGATGGCCGACATCGGGTGGGAGGATTACGCCGCCGCCCAGGTCGAGGCGATCGATGCGGTGCGCGAACGGCTGGGCGTGCCGGCAGTGCACGCGATCGGCTATTGCGTGGCCGGGACGACGCTGGCCGCGACGCTGGCCATGCTGGCCCGGCGCGGGGAAGACGACAGGGTGGCATCCGCGACCTATTTCACCGCGCAGGTCGATTTTTCCGAAGCGGGCGAGCTGAAGGCCTTCATCGACGAGCAGCAGCTGGCCACCGTCGATTCGCTGGCGACCGAAGGCTTTGTCGACGGGCGCTATCTAAGCCTGGCGTTCAACCTGCTGCGCAGCCCCGATCTGCTGTGGGCCTATGTGATCAACAATTACCTTCTGGGCGAGGACTACAAGCCTTTCGACCTGCTGTACTGGAACGGGCATGGCACCAATCTGCCCGCGCGGTTCCACCGCGAATATCTGCGGCAGCTCTATCACGAGAACCTGCTGGTCGTGCCGGACGCGATCACGCTGAACGGTACGCCCATCGACCTGCGGAAGATTAAGACGCCCAGCTTCATCCAGGCAGGCCGCGAAGACCACATCGCCCCGGCAAGAAGCGTGTGGAAGCTGACGGAGCAGTTTTCCGGCCCGATGGAATTCATGCTGGCCGGATCGGGCCATATCGCCGGGGTCGTCAATCCGCCGGAGGCGAGGAAGTACCAGTTCTGGGCCCTGCCCCGGCCTAAGGGCAAGACAAAGGCTGCGGCCCTGCCGGACAGTCTCGAAAGCTTCCTCGACCAGGCGGTCGAGACGCCGGGCAGCTGGTGGGATCACTGGCTTGGCTGGATTCGCGATATTGACGCCGATGAAGTAAAAGCGAGCGGCAAGCGCAAGCCCGGCGGACGCGGCGACACCGTCATCGAAGATGCGCCGGGCCGCTATGTAAAGGGCTGATTCTTTTCGAGGATCCGGCACAAGCCGAATCGGTTTTCGGATTTTATGCTGCACCTTCGGCCGAGAATTTGTGCACTGCACAAAATTCTTTTGACGAAGCCTGTTAGAATCGCTATTGTGCACCGCAACATCGCAGCAGAAATCTTGCGATGAACGTGCCGGGCTACAGCCAATTCTCCGGATCGGCACGAGGGAGACTACCCCCGGACTGAGAACGCGAAGGTGTTTGCCATGGCAGACGACAAGCAGGATACGAACGCCCCCAAGGCCAATGGGTCCGGGACAAAGAAGACCTCACCCGGCAAGGGTGCGCGAAAGGGTCCTCGCCGCAAGGCCGCAGCCGGGAAACCGGCGCCCGCGAAGCCTGCACAGCAGAAGACCGTGGCGCAGATCCCCGAAAAGGCGGATGCTGCAAAGCCGGTCGCCGAGACGCTGAAAGCGCAGCAGCCCGAACCGAAGCCTGCCCAGCAGGCCGCGCAGAAATTCGCGGTGCCCGAAGGCAAGCCCGATGAACTGCCCGCACCCGATACGGATGCGCTGAAGGTGGAAGCATCTTCGCAGGCGATCGCCACGGCGAAGGAATCGGCGCCGTCCGAACCGCCCGCGAAGACCGCTGATGCCCAGCCTGCTGCGTCCAAGTCTGCTGCGTCTAAGCCTGCTGCGTCCAAGTCTGCTGCGCCCAAATCCGCAGCGACCGCGCCCGCTCCATCCAAGCCCGCTTCGAAGGAAGCCGCCGCGACGCCGGCCGCTCCGAAAGAGCCGGAGGCTGAAAAACCTTCCCGGACCGTGGAAAAGGCGCCGCTGGCCGCCACGACTTCGGCCGCTCCGGCACCCAAACAGCCGGAACCGACCACTTCGGGCAAGCCATCCTCCATTCCGCCAGCAAGAAAACCTAATATCACGCAGGAGTTCGTTAAGATGACCGACGCTGAAATGATGACCCAGTCGTTCCAGAGCGCCATGGCCGAAATGACCGCCAAGTCGCAGGACGCCTACAAGAAGAGCAGTGAGATGTTCAAGGAAGCCGGTGAGTTCACCAAGGGCAACCTTGAAGCCATGATGGAATCGACCAAGATCTTCGCTGCCGGCATGCAGGAAATGAGCAAGGCCGCTGTCGCCGACAGCAAGTCCGAGTTCGAAGCCCTGACGGCCGAGGTGAAGGAAATGGCGTCGGTCAAGTCGCCGACCGATTTCTTCCAGATGCAGAGCGCGCTGCTTCGCAAGAACTTCGACAAGGCCGTTGCCATGTCGTCGAAGAACACCGAAGCCATGCTGAAGCTTGCCAATGACGCGGCCCAGCCGCTGTCGACGCGCATGAGCCTCGCCATGGAAAAGATCAAGGCCGCCTGATCGGCTGCCTTTGGATGCGCGCCCCGCGCGCATCACCGGATCGGGCCGGGTACGCGTGGCGTATCCGGCCCTTTTCGTTGCGATCCCGCAGGGTCGGCGGCCGATCCTGCCAAATCCGGATCAACCGCCTCTTGTATGGCGGGCCCTCGATACGATATTCTGCCAAATGATGATGCTTTCCCGATCCGATTCCCCTTTGGCCGACCCGAACGGGGCCATCGACGGCAGGCTGGCCGATCGTGACGCGTGCCCTGGCGCCCCTATCACCCGCGCGACCGGCCCGGTATGTTCCGATGAGGGCGGCGACGATCCGTCGGACGGCGGCAAGGGCGGCGCGGGACAGGTCGGTATCGCCACCCGCACCCGTGCCAAGCCCAAGAAGCCGAGCCAGTTCAAGGTGCTCATGCTCAACGACGATTACACGCCGATGGAATTCGTCGTGATGGTGCTCAAGCGCTATTTCCGCATGGACATGGAGCAGGCGACCCGCGTGATGCTCCACGTGCACCAGCGCGGCGTGGGCGTCTGCGGCGTCTTTCCCTATGAAATCGCCGAGACCAAGGTGAACCAGGTCATGGATTTCGCCCGCGCGAACCAGCATCCCCTGCAATGCACGCTGGAAAAGGACTGAATGCCCGCGCCGGTGTGACGACATTCAAAAAGGATGGCGGGCAAAAAGGGTGACGGGCGGGGCGTGACCTTCCGCCCCGATGCGGTTAAGGCGGCACAACCCTGATGCCCTGACGGGCCGCCTGCCAACGCCGAAAGCTCGACCGGACTTGTTCAAGAACTTCATCACCGACGTCGACCGCTACATCTTCAAGCTCGTGCTGATGCCGATGCTGGGGACGCTGGCGCTGGCCGCGTCGCTGCTGATCCTCGACAAGATGCTCCGCCTGTTCGAGGTGGTGGCCGACGAAGGCGGGCCTATCGGCGTGATCTTCCGCATGCTGGCGAACCTGCTGCCCGAATATATGAGCCTGGCGATCCCGCTTGGCCTGATGCTCGGCATCCTGTTTGCATTCCGCAAGCTGGCGACAAGTTCGGAACTCGACGTGATGCGCGCGGTCGGGCTTGGCTATACGCGGCTGCTGCGCGTGCCCTATCTGATTACGCTGGCGCTGGTCGCCCTGAACTTCGTGCTGGTCTATTTCGTCCAGCCTGTGGCGCGCTACGACTATTCGCGGCTGACGTTCGAACTGCAATCGGGGGCGCTGGGCGCGTCGATCAAGGTGGGCGAGTTCACTACGCTCGAGGATCGCACCGCGCTGAGGATCGAGGAGAGCCGCGACAACGGGCGCGAATTGTCGGGCATCTTCGCGCGCGTAACGCAGCCCGACGGCGACATGCTGTCGATTTCGGCCCGGCAGGGGCAGTTCCTCGCCAACGAGGATGAGCCCAACACCATTATCCTGCGCCTGACGGACGGGACCATCGTGCAGGACCAGCGCGCGATTCCCACGCCCCGTGTGCTCAGCTTCGCCAGCTACGACCTCCCCATCGACCTGCCCGAGATCGAGCGGTTCCGCACACGCGGCGGGGCGGAGAAGGAATATATCCTGCCCGAATTGCTCAACCTGGGCTGGAACAAGAATATTCCAAAGGAACTGCGCAACCAGACACTGGCCAGCCTGAATTTCCGGCTGGTCGAGGTGGTGATGATGCTGCTCCTCCCGCTGCTGGCGGTGTCGCTTGCCATTCCGCCCAAGCGGTCCAGTTCCACGCTTGGCGTGTTCGTGTCGATCGTGATGGTCGTCGCCTATCACAAGGTGAACCAGTACGGCGAGGATGTCGCGGCACTGGGCCTTGTCAGCCCGCTGGTGTCGCTGTGGGTGCCGTTCGTTCTGTTCGCGGCGCTGATCGCGTGGATGTACTGGCGCGTCGCCTACGTGCCGGGCGGGCAGGCGATCGGCTGGCTTGAAAAGGGCGCGGCCTTTGTGGCCAAGCGCTTCATGGTGATCTTCCGCCTGCTGAGGTTCACCGGCAACCGCGAACTGGCGGCCAAGGCGCGCGCCGCGCACGATGCGGAGCAATCGCGTGCAGCTTGATTTCTTCCCGTCCAAGCGGCTGACGATCTACCTCGCCAAGATGTTCGCGGTCCGCATCTTCGCGGTGCTGGCCATGCTGGTGCTGGTGCTGCAGATGCTGGACCTGCTGGGCACCAGCGGCGACATCCTGGCCGCCCCCGGCAACGGACAGGGCGAGCTGTGGACCTATGTCTCGCTGCGCGCGCCGCAGCTGGTGGCGCGCTTCCTGCCCTATTCGGTGCTGCTGGCGACGATCATCACGCTGGCCACATTGAACCAGAACAGCGAGGTCATCGCGATGAAGGCCGCCGGCCTTTCCGCGCACCAGATCCTGGCCCCGCTGGTGGCCACCGCCGCGCTCGTCTCGCTCGCCAGCTTCGCGTTCAACGAACGCGTCGTGACCCGCTCCACCGCGACCCTGTCCGCGTGGGAGGATGCCGAATACGGCCCGATCCCCACGGGCGGCAAGACGCGCAGTAATATCTATCTGGCCGAGGGAGACGCGATCCTGTCGGCGCGTTCCGCCGTGGGAACGGGCGATGCGATGCAGCTGGTCGGCGTGACCTGGTATCGGCGCGATCCGCAGCTGATGCTTTCCGAACAATGGCGCGCCGATCGCGCGACCTATGCCAATCCCGGCTGGCGGCTGGAAAACCCGGTCCGCTTCAACATCGCCACCGCCGAGCAGGAGACCCTGTCCTCCGCCGTCGTGGCCGAGGGTATCACCCCGCGCGAGATCGCGATCAGCAAGGTCGATGCGCAGTCGCAGAACCTGTTCGACCTGACCGAATCGATCGACGCGCTCGACGCGGCGGGCCGCCGCACGCAAGAGATCAGGGGCGAATGGTGGCACAAGATCTCGGGCCCGCTTTCGGCGCTGCTGATGCCGCTGCTGGGCGCGGTCGCCGCGTTCGGACTGGCGCGTTCGGGGCAGCTGTTCGTGCGTGCGGTCATCGGCATGTCACTGGGCTTCGCCTATTTCGTGGTGGACAATGCGGCCATCGCGGTCGGGAATTTCGGCGGCTATCCGCCGTTCCTTGCCGCTTGGGCGCCCTTCCTGCTGTTTGCCCTGATTGGCGAGACGGTGCTGCTCAAGACCGAGGAATAGCGGCTTCCTTCCCGCCGCGGCGGAACAAGTTGGCGAATTGCGCGTCTAAGCCACAATTGCGCCATATTTAACGGAGTCGCACCATGAAGAATTTTGCACTGCCCGCCCTTGCCTCGTTCGCACTGATCGGCCTGTCGGCCTGCGGCGAACCGGCCGATCCGGTCACCGAAGACGAAACCATGATGACCGATCCGGGCATGACCGATCCGGCCATGACCGAACCGACCGTTCCCGCGCCCGGACAGGCTCAGGAAGGCGACAGCATGATGACTGACGAGAACACCATGGGCACCATGACCACCGATGACGAGACCACCATGACCACGGACATGGCCGAGGAACCGATGGCGGTCGAAAACGACTGATCGGATCATCTGTAATCAGTAAAAAGGGGCTGTCCGGGCGACCGGGCGGCCCTTTTGCCGTCGGGTTTCGCGCCCGTCAGTTGATATTCAGCCGTTGCATCTTAGTTACGCTGCGTGTCCCTTGCACCGGCTCAGCGCCTGGCCTTGCTGGCCAGCCGCTCTCAGCCTGTGCTAAGGGCCGCACGTTCCGGGACAAGTGCGGCATCGTGCCGCAAGTCCGCCACAAAGCATTTTGAACATGGCCAACAGCACCACAACCGCCACCCCTTCGCAGGGAGGCACCGAGAATCTCCCGTTCTGGAAGCGGTCGCATTATCTGGACAGGATGACCTTGCGCCAGCTGGTCTTCGCCTATTTCCAGCATTACACGATCATCGCCTATCTGGGGCTGACCGTGCTGTGCGTGCTGGCGTTCGCGCTCTATCCCACCACCGCACTGCGCGGGGCGGCATCGTTCGTCGTGGCACTGGTCGTCTATCCGCTGGTCTGGCACCTGCTGCACCAGTATGTCCTGCACGGGCAGTGGATGTACAAGATCAAGCCGCTGGCGGCGACCTGGAAGCGCATCCACTACGACCACCACCAGGATCCGAACCATCTGGAAGTGCTGTTTGGCGCGCTGCATACCACCGTGCCCACCATCTTCCTCGCCACCGCGCCGATCGGCTATGCCATCGGCGGGATCGGCGGCGCGGCGGCGGCCTTTGCGGGCGGCCTGCTGACGACCTGCTATTACGAGTTCATGCACTGCATCCAGCACCTGGCCTTCAAGCCGAAGTGGAAATGGGTGCAGCACATGAAGCAGCGCCACGTCGAACATCACTATTTCGACGAGGACGGCAATTTCGGCATCACGAACTATTTCTGGGACCGGCTGCTTGGCACCTATTATCAGAAGAAGGACCGGCCCAAGCGTTCGGCCACCGTCTTCAACCTGGGCTATGACGAGACCGTGGCCGCACAATGGCCCTTCGTGAAGGACCTGTCCGGCGGCATCGCATCGGGCCATCCGCGCCGCCGCGTGCAGGGCAAGGAAGGGTTCGACCCGAACGCGTCCAAGAACACGATCGCCTAGGGACATTGCCGACACATGGGTGAGATCACCGTCGCGCCGGTGGCCAGCGTAACTGTCTCGCCTGTGGCGGACAGGGCCGAGCGCAAGCAATTCGTCGATCTCGCCTACAGGCTGAACGCCGACGACCCGAACTGGATACCGCCGCTTCGCTCGGAAGCGGCGGCACTGGTCGATCCGGCGAAGAATCCGTTCTTTCAGCATGCCGACGTCCAGCTGTTCCTGGCTCGCCGCGACGGCCGGATCGTCGGGCGGATCTCGGCCCATATCGACCGTGTGGCGCTCGACATGCCGCCCGAACAGGGCTTCGGTCCCGGCTGCGGCCAGTGGGGCCTGCTTGAGGCTGAGGACGAAGCTGTCTGCACCGCGCTGATCGCACGGGCGGAGGAATGGCTGCGCGGCAAGGGCATGACCCGCGTGCTCGCCCCGATCTCGCTGTCGATCTGGGAGGAACCGGGGCTGCTGACCATGGGCCACGACCATTCGCCGATGGTGATGATGGGCCACCACAAGGCGCACTACCAGCCTTGGGTCGAGGGGCAGGGTTACGAAGCGGCCAAGATGCTGCGCACCTACGACCTCGACGTGCGGGTCGAATATCCCAAGCTGATCCAGCGCATCATCTCTTCGGGTGAGAAAAACGACAAGATCCGCATCCGCAAGGTCGACAAGAGCCGCTTCGACGAGGAAGCGGCGCTCATCCTCGACATCCTGAACGATGCGTGGTCGGGTAACTGGGGCTTCGTGCCGATCACCGATGCCGAGGTCGAGCATACCGGCAAGAAGCTGAAGCCGCTGGTGTTCGAGGATCTGATCCGCATCGCCGAGTACGAGGGCAAGCCGGTCGCCTTCATGATGACTTTGCCCAATCTCAACCGCCCGATCCGGGAAATCGGCGGCAGGCTGTTCCCGTTCGGCTGGATTAAGCTGCTGCGCTGGCTGCGCAAGCCCTATCCCGCCGACATGCGCGTGCCGCTGATGGGCGTTCGCAAGCACCTGCAAAGCTCGCGCCTCGCCAGCCAGCTCGCTTTCATGATGATCGAATATATCCGCCGCGCCGCAGTGACGGAATATGGTGCGGTTCGCGGAGAGATCGGCTGGATCCTGGACGACAACCAGGGGATGAACGCCATTGCCGAGGCGATCGACGCCCGGGTGAACCGCGAATACACGATCTATGGCAAGTCGCTCGCGCAATAGCCCTTCTTTGCCGCGGCTGCTCCGGGAACCTCCGGCCCCAGGCGCGCGTTTTCAGGTTGCGGAGGCAGAACACGCCGGATTGCCAGTCTCGGCCTATCCATCGACAATGCACCAGCCGCCATTATCAAGGGCCGCGCAAACGGCCATTTTCAGGGAACTACCAGGAATGCCGACCACCTCTGCCAGGGAGACCGATTACCGGATCGGCACCGCCTTGGTTGTGGAGGACGATCCCATCCTTGCGCTTTCCCTCGAAGACATTCTTCTTGGCGGCGGATCGCCCGAAGTGACCGTCTGTTCCAGCACGCGCCAGGCGCTTGCCGCGCTGGAACGCAAGCGTCCCGACGTGCTGGTGCTCGACGTGCATCTGGTCGACCGCGACGATGGCTGGGCAGTGGCCGAGCTGGTGAACGAACTGGGCCCTCAGGTGCCGCGAATCGTGTTTTCGACCGGCAATCCGCAGGCCATTCCCGACGGGATCAAGGAAATGGGCAAGGTGCTGGTAAAGCCCTACGCGCCCGAAGCCTTGCTCGAAGCCGTGCGCGACTCCCGTCGCACCGGCCTGTTTCAGCGCCTGCGCGGCGCTATCTCGCACGATTGATCCGTAAAATTTGGGCCGATTCTGGGCGGTGCCTGTTGCGCCGCCATTTGGCATGCGCGCAGTCCAGACAAGGGCACGGATCAACGATACGCCGGACAATTAAAAAGGCCTCCGCCCCCTTGGGTGGGGCGAAGGCCTTTCGGGATCGTATCACCAACCGCTTTGGACGGGAGGGGGTCTCGGTGGGTGACAAGCCTATAATGAACTGCCCGCAATGCGGTTCCAGCAACGTGAAGATTTTTTTGCCGCTGCGAAACCGGTAGCAAGTCGCCTGCCCTTTTCGCGGGATAACGTTATAGATAGGGCCGCGGGCCGAACAACGCCGGGTCGTAATGCACCAGTCGGCTGACTGCTTCCGGATCGGGGATCTCTATCGCGTTCAGCGACCAGCGCACCAGCCCGTCGCGCCGCAGCGATTGCATCGACCGATTGGTATGCACCAGCGACAGGCCCAGCATGTCCGCCACTTGCCCCTGCGTGACCGAAATTTCCACCCTGCCCTCGCTGGCAAGGCAAGTGCCTTCCGCGCGCTTGACGATGAACAATGCAAGATAGGCGATACGTTCGCGCGCATTGCGCTGGCCCAGCGCGACCAGATGCTCCTCCAGCGCCGACTCCTCCTTGGCGGCCAGCCAGATTACGTCATAGCCCATGTCGGGATTGCGCCCGACGAACTCGATGAAGCGGTCGCGTGGGAAAATGCACAGCCGCGCCGGGGTCAGCGCCTCGACCCCGTGCGTCATCGGTTCGTCGAGCATCGCCTGCAGCCCGACAAGATCGCCGGGGAACAGGAAGTTGATGATCTGGCGGCGTCCGTCCTCCATCAGGCGGAAACGGATCAGCACGCCCGACAGGACGGTATAGATCTCGTTGCTTCTCGCTCCCTGCGTCAGCACCTGGCCGCCGCGTTCCAGCACGATTTCTCCCTGCTTGAACGTCTCGATCTCGCGCCGGCGTTCTTCATCCATCTGCTTCAGGCCCGGACAGTCCAGCAACGGGCAGCCCGTGCATGGTGTCATCGTTTCGCCTGTCCTCATGTCTCTTTCGATCCCCCTCGCGTGCGGAATGCGCGCCCCAACCGCCCGTCCGGCGGCACTTTTCGCTTATCTCCATATTGTTTCCGTGCTTAACCGCAACAACATAAGGGATAGCGTTCGTTGACCCAGTTGCTTCGGGAACCGAAGCCTGGCGAGATCGTTGATGCCGGAACTGCCAAATAGGGAAGGGTTTTCATGTCACTTGGGGCCAAGGTTGCCGCCAATCTTCCATATCTGCGGCGCTACGCGCGCGCATTGTCCGGATCGCAGAGCACGGGTGACGCCTTCGTGCGCGCCACGCTCGAAGCGATCCTCGCCGATCCCGATCTGAAGGAAAGTCTTGCCGAAGGTGGGCGGGTGCCTCTGTACCGCGCTTTCAGCAAGCTGTGGTCAAGCGCGTTTCTGCAGGTTGCCGATGGCGACGACATGATCGGCGATCACGAGACCGCCGCGCAGGAACGCCTTGCGGTGATCACGCCGCTCAATCGTCAGGCTCTGCTGCTGACCACGCTCGAGGATTTCTCGATCGCGCAGGCAGCCCAGATCATGGATCTGTCCGAAGCCGATGTCGAAAGCCTGGTGCAGGAAGCGGTGAGCGAGATCGATCGCGAATCCTCGACCAACGTGCTCATCATCGAGGATGAGCCGTTGATCTCGATGCAGCTTGAGGATCTTGTCCGCTCGCTGGGTCACGAGATCTGCGGAACCGCGGCGACGCGCACGCAGGCGCAGGCCGTGATCGCGGAACAGATGCCCGGCCTCGTGCTGGCCGATATCCAGCTTGCCGACGGGTCTTCGGGCCTCGACGCGGTGGACGATATCCTGGCCATCGATTCGGTCCCCGTAATCTTCATCACCGCCTATCCGGAACGGCTGCTGACCGGCGACCGTCCCGAACCGACCTATCTGGTCACCAAGCCGTTCCAGGAAAGCACGGTACGCGCCGCGATCAGCCAGGCGCTGTTCTTCGGATCGAGCCGCCCGCTGCCCTGATCGCAATCACGGTTCTACGCCCGACGCCCGGAGCCTCACGGCTTCCGGGCGTTTTGCCATGTGCGGCGATCGCTTTTCAATTGCATCACGGGGCTGCCCGCCATCGGAAGCCGGTACAGGCTATCAGTCTTCCGGCGTATTCCGCGCTCGCTCCATTCGCTGCTGCATGCGCTTGGCCCGCAGCATGAATTCGCCGGGCGAGCGTACCGGGATCAGCATGGTGCAGCGCACGCCCGAAGGTTCGAACATCAGTTCGACCGGATTGCGCAGTTCGTGCGCGACGATCTTCTCGATCAGGTCGGTGCCGAAACCACGCTTGCGTTCCTGCTGGACCTCGGGCCCCCCGCTCTCGCGCCAGCGGACGCGGACGAGGTCGTCGGACACCAGTTCCCAAAGCACCTCGACCTTCCCCTCGGCAGTCGACAGCGCGCCATATTTCGCCGCGTTCGTCGCCAGTTCGTGGATGGCCAGGCCCATCGAAAGCGCATCGTTGGGCGCCAGTT
It includes:
- a CDS encoding response regulator — its product is MSLGAKVAANLPYLRRYARALSGSQSTGDAFVRATLEAILADPDLKESLAEGGRVPLYRAFSKLWSSAFLQVADGDDMIGDHETAAQERLAVITPLNRQALLLTTLEDFSIAQAAQIMDLSEADVESLVQEAVSEIDRESSTNVLIIEDEPLISMQLEDLVRSLGHEICGTAATRTQAQAVIAEQMPGLVLADIQLADGSSGLDAVDDILAIDSVPVIFITAYPERLLTGDRPEPTYLVTKPFQESTVRAAISQALFFGSSRPLP